A region from the bacterium genome encodes:
- a CDS encoding DNA-processing protein DprA: MTIVSLSSNTKAILLLTSPLQVGRTTPQYEILTQGEYKRLAQFLQREGLQPADLLSEGAQSTLQKAKEIVDPIRLQSLLGRGFQLSQAVEHWQARAIWVVSRADAEYPRRIKSRLKDNAPAIFYGCGSRMLLDSGGLAVVGSRHVDETLIHYTENIGRLAAQSSVTIISGGARGIDQAAMRGALENGGRVIGVLADSLELAALNRENRNFLLDDQLVLLSPYDPSAGFHVGTAMARNKLIYAFSDAALVVNSDLHKGGTWAGATEQLEKLHLAPVYVRDGEKASPGLSALRQKGALIWPEPQTKEELQDLLTMQQTPESRLAEPAEVAISVHEEAGEEYHPANQGITVLRLKSLGQGKEDGAGYRLILGKMSGSALPRTAAEIAAELGLPAKEAKKCLEQLVRENLLRKKGRPAKYFPAEQEFSF, encoded by the coding sequence ATAACTATCGTGTCCCTATCATCAAATACCAAAGCGATCCTGCTGCTGACATCTCCGCTGCAGGTCGGGCGAACAACGCCGCAATACGAGATCCTGACCCAGGGGGAATATAAACGACTGGCGCAATTCCTGCAACGTGAGGGGCTGCAACCTGCTGACTTGCTCTCAGAGGGCGCACAGAGCACTCTTCAGAAGGCCAAGGAGATTGTTGATCCAATACGGTTGCAAAGTTTATTGGGCCGGGGATTTCAGCTCAGCCAGGCGGTCGAGCACTGGCAGGCACGGGCGATATGGGTGGTCAGCCGAGCTGATGCGGAGTATCCACGAAGAATAAAATCAAGGCTCAAAGATAACGCTCCGGCCATTTTCTATGGGTGCGGCAGCAGGATGCTGCTGGATTCAGGCGGTCTTGCCGTAGTGGGGAGCAGGCACGTGGATGAGACCCTTATTCATTACACGGAAAATATTGGACGACTCGCTGCGCAATCGTCCGTGACCATTATCTCCGGTGGCGCCCGCGGGATCGATCAGGCAGCCATGCGCGGCGCTCTGGAGAACGGCGGCCGGGTGATTGGCGTTTTGGCAGACAGCTTGGAGCTGGCAGCCTTGAATAGAGAAAACAGGAATTTCCTACTGGATGATCAGCTGGTACTCCTATCGCCCTATGATCCATCTGCCGGATTCCATGTTGGCACAGCCATGGCGCGCAACAAACTGATCTACGCCTTCTCCGACGCAGCCCTGGTCGTCAACTCGGATCTGCATAAGGGAGGCACTTGGGCCGGCGCCACTGAGCAATTGGAAAAATTGCATCTGGCGCCCGTCTATGTGCGTGACGGAGAAAAGGCCAGTCCCGGATTAAGCGCCCTCCGGCAAAAGGGCGCCCTGATCTGGCCGGAACCGCAGACAAAAGAAGAGTTACAGGACTTGTTAACGATGCAGCAAACGCCAGAGAGTAGACTCGCTGAACCAGCCGAGGTTGCCATTAGTGTCCATGAAGAAGCTGGCGAAGAATATCATCCAGCTAACCAGGGTATCACTGTATTGAGGCTCAAGTCTTTGGGGCAGGGCAAGGAGGATGGGGCAGGGTACCGGTTGATTCTGGGTAAAATGTCAGGGTCTGCGCTCCCCAGGACTGCAGCTGAAATTGCCGCTGAGTTGGGGCTGCCAGCCAAAGAAGCTAAAAAGTGTCTCGAGCAACTAGTAAGAGAAAACTTGCTGCGCAAGAAAGGAAGACCGGCCAAATATTTTCCGGCGGAGCAGGAATTTTCGTTTTAG